The following are encoded in a window of Choloepus didactylus isolate mChoDid1 chromosome 17, mChoDid1.pri, whole genome shotgun sequence genomic DNA:
- the LOC119512618 gene encoding LOW QUALITY PROTEIN: membrane-associated phosphatidylinositol transfer protein 2-like (The sequence of the model RefSeq protein was modified relative to this genomic sequence to represent the inferred CDS: inserted 2 bases in 1 codon) has protein sequence MIIKEYRIPLPMTVEEYCIAQLYMIQKKSHNEMHSEGSGMEILENWPYTEGPGGSGQYTHKVYHVGMHIPGWFRSILPKAELHVVEESWKAYPYTRTRFTCPFVEKFSIGIETFYKTDAGENPDVFSLTPVEKNQLTIDFIDIVKDPVPHNEYKTEEDPRLFYSTKTKRGPLSDNWIEEYKKDVFPVMCAYKLCKAEFRYWGMQYKIERFIHDTGLRRVMVRAHWQAWCWQDEWYGLSVENIQELEKEAQLMLSRKMAQFNEDGEAVESTPEDAAQDQASREXPEPSSSNGVPLVGRGLRKQWSTSSKSSRSSRRGASPSRHSISEWRMQSIARDLDESSDDEFFDAHEDLSDTEEMFPKDITKWNSSDLMDKIESPELEDAQDGLYRQNAPEFRVTSSVEQLNIIEIKNKLSILCPHCLLCLRRKTWKGRQREPPSQK, from the exons ATGATCATAAAGGAATACCGGATCCCCCTGCCGATGACAGTGGAGGAGTACTGCATCGCCCAGCTCTACATGATCCAGAAGAAGAGCCACAACGAGATGCACAGCGAGGGCAGTGGCATGGAGATCCTGGAGAACTGGCCCTACACGGAAGGCCCGGGCGGCTCTGGGCAGTACACGCACAAGGTGTACCATGTGGGCATGCACATCCCCGGCTGGTTCCGCTCCATCCTGCCCAAAGCGGAGCTGCACGTGGTGGAGGAGTCCTGGAAAGCCTACCCCTACACCCGCACCAGGTTCACTTGCCCTTTCGTGGAGAAATTCTCCATCGGCATTGAAACCTTCTATAAAACGGATGCTGGTGAAAACCCTGACGTGTTCAGCCTGACTCCCGTGGAAAAGAACCAGCTGACAATAGACTTCATCGACATCGTCAAGGACCCCGTCCCCCACAACGAGTACAAGACAGAAGAGGACCCCAGGCTGTTCTATTCGACCAAGACCAAGCGGGGACCCCTGTCTGACAACTGGATCGAGGAGTACAAGAAGGACGTCTTCCCCGTCATGTGCGCCTACAAGCTCTGCAAGGCGGAGTTCCGCTACTGGGGCATGCAGTACAAGATTGAGAGGTTCATCCATGATACTGGCCTGCGGAGGGTGATGGTGCGGGCCCACTGGCAGGCCTGGTGCTGGCAGGACGAGTGGTACGGCCTGAGCGTGGAGAACATCCAGGAGCTGGAGAAGGAGGCGCAGCTCATGCTCTCCCGCAAAATGGCCCAGTTCAACGAGGACGGCGAGGCCGTGGAGAGCACCCCGGAGGACGCTGCCCAGGACCAGGCCTCCAGGGA CCCCGAGCCCAGCAGCAGCAACGGGGTGCCCCTGGTGGGGCGGGGCCTGAGGAAGCAGTGGTCCACGTCCTCCAAGTCCTCGCGGTCATCCAGGCGAGGAGCCAGTCCTTCCCGCCACAGCATCTCGGAGTGGCGGATGCAGAGCATCGCCAGGGACTTGGACGAGAGCTCCGATGATGAGTTCTTCGACGCCCACGAGGACTTGTCTGACACGGAGGAAATGTTCCCCAAGGACATCACCAAGTGGAACTCCAGTGACCTCATGGACAAGATTGAGAGCCCCGAACTGGAGGACGCTCAGGATGGTCTGTACAGGCAGAACGCCCCCGAGTTCAGGGTGACCTCCAGCGTGGAGCAGCTGAACATCATCGAGATCAAAAATAAGCTCTCCATCCTCTGCCCACACTGCTTGCTGTGCCTGAGGAGAAAAACATGGAAGGGGAGGCAACGCGAGCCACCTAGCCAGAAGTGA